The genomic segment TTTCATATATGTTTTTCAAAAGAAATAAACAGGACGAAACAAAAAAAGCATTACCCAAATTTATTCGTCCTTTCAAAAAGACTCAAAAGATCCTCGTTCTGACAATGATCTTAGCGGGACTTGGGGTAAATTCAGGTTTTGCGAATGAAGAGGAGAGTAAGGACCTCTCGACCATATTCCATATCTATTCAAAAGGGGAATATGTGGGTGTTATAGCTGATCAAGAAAAGCTGGAAGAATTGAAAGAAGAAGAGCTGAAAAAAGCAGCCTCTGAATTTAAGAATCTTCCGCTTACAATAGGAACAGATTTATCGGTGATTCCAGAGCGGGTATTTACAGCAGAAACAGACGATGACATTGTCCTAGAAAAACTTCATGGAATGCTGTCCGTGGAAGCGGAAGCAATCGGCGTTTTAATTGACGAAGAACTGGCATTCTACGTTAATGATATGGCCACGTATAATGAAGTGATTCGCGAGTTGAAATTACAATCTGTTTCTGAGAAGAAGCTTAATGAATTCGAAGCCCGCAAAGCTTCTTCTGAACCAATACCCCCTTTGAAAGAAGATGAAACGCGTATTGTAAACATCTTAATTAGCGGTGAGATGCAGGCGGTACCGGGGAATGTATCTCCAAAAGAGGTAAGAAGTACAGAAGAAGCCATGGTTCTCCTTAATAAAGGGACACTTGAGGAGAAGAAGTATGTAGTAAGTTCAGGTGATGTCCTTGGATCAATTGCTGCCGCTCACAATATGGCAACGGCTAAATTGGTAGAAATAAATCCAGGATTTACAGTAGATAAGGTTCTTAGATTAGGCGACGAGCTCAATGTTACGGCTATTGAACCGTACGTAGAAGTGGAAGTTCATTATGAAACGAAAACAAAAGAAGCTATTAAATATGCAACTTTAACTGAAGAAGACAGTTCCTTATTTAAAGGCGAAAAGAAAGTAACAAAGAAAGGTTCTGACGGGGAAAAAATTGTTACAGAACTTATTCGTAAACGAAATGGTCAAACGATAGGCAGGTCTGTTTCTGAGGAAAATATTATTGCTGAAGCAGTAGACAAAGTGACGGTTGTCGGAACGAAAGTGATTCCTTCAAGAGGATCAGGTACATTCATTTGGCCTGCATCTGGAGGATATGTTTCTAGTCAAATGGGTACTCGCTGGGGTAGGACGCATCAAGGTATTGATATCGCACGTCCATCCTCGTATGGAATTGTAGCAGCAGATAATGGAGTTGTTACAACTACAGGATCGCACAGCACATATGGAAATCGGGTTGTCATCACACATAACAATGGCTATGAAACCTTGTATGCCCATCTCTCTTCAATTGAGGTTAGTGAGGGACAAACTGTATCACAGGGAACAAAAATTGGTGTAATGGGGTCGACAGGTCGTTCAACGGGTGTCCATCTTCATTTTGAAGTATTCAAGAACGGTTCCAATATTAACCCCATGAGCGTGTTAAGATAATTAGATAACCAAAGACGATACACATGTTGTATCGTCTTTTTTTAACGTTTAGACTCCGGCGACTCAAGGGATAGAACTATATTCCTCCTACTCGTCGGGTCTACCAAGGCGCTTACTTTTTTTGAATGTTCCATTCGACAATATTCGGGGTTTATTGCCCGGGAAATAGTGAGAGTGCTAGGAGAAGATGGCGACTTTGATGCGACAGTAGAAACGTGCGAAGCGTCGCGAAGAATGATAGAGTAAAAGGACACTGATAGAGGCGCCAACAGGGCGAGATGGGGGAAGATAAAATGCAAAACAAAGTAATTTTAATTGTTGATGATGAAAAACCAATTGCTGATATACTTGAATTTAATCTAAAAAAAGAAGGCTTCACTGTTTTTTGTGCATACGATGGAGATGAGGCGCTTGAAAAGGTAGAAGAAGTTAAGCCTGATCTAGTACTTCTTGATATTATGCTACCGAAGCGGGATGGTATGGAAGTATGCCGAGAAATCCGAAAAAAATATGACTTCCCGATTATTATGTTAACAGCGAAAGACTCGGAAATTGATAAAGTACTTGGTTTGGAACTTGGAGCAGATGATTACGTCACCAAACCATTTGGAACACGTGAGCTCATTGCTCGTGTGAAAGCAAATTTACGCAGGCATATGAAATCTGTTGAGGAAGAGCAAGAAGGGGCTACAAATGACATTACAGTCGGCAACCTGATTATTCAGCCAGATGCTTACCTTGTTCTAAAAAGAGATGAAAAAATTGAACTGACACATAGGGAGTTTGAACTTCTTCACTATCTTTCGAAGCATATTGGACAAGTTATGACGCGTGAGCACCTCTTACAAACAGTATGGGGTTATGATTACTTTGGAGATGTGAGAACTGTAGATGTAACAATCCGTCGTTTGCGAGAAAAGATTGAAGATGCACCAAGTAATCCAACGTGGATTGTGACAAGACGTGGCGTTGGCTATTACTTACGTGACCCAGAACAGGAGTAACTATCATGCAAAAAGTTGGTTTTTTCCGATCTATCCACGTTAAATTTGTCTTAATCTATGTGATGCTGATTTTAATTGCAATGGAAATAATCGGGCTGTACTTTGCACGCGAGCTCGAACAGAACATGAAATCTAACTTCACAACATCGATTGATGATAGGATGAGTTTGGTCGAATTCAGTGTGCGTGAAGAAATGATGAAAAAACGAGCTGCGGACGACCCGATGACACTTGAGAAGAGTCTTCAGGCCGTCCTTTCGAGTTTTAAATCGGAAGATATCAATGAAGTACGGGTTATTAATGCGGGGAATATTATTCTTGCAACATCAGCCTTAAATAATATATCTATGGTTGGACAGCGTTCGGCGGACGACATTGTGAGGAAGTCAAATGCGTCGAAAACTCCATATGACATAATTAATCTTGACCGGAAAACAAGAAAGCGAATTTTGGTTCGTGCAACGCCTATTGTTGTTGGAGATGAAGTAAAAGGTATACTTTATCTTGAGGCAAACATTGAAAAGGTGTTTAAACAAATCGATGAAGTAAATCGTATTTTAGCCGGCGGGGTAGCTGTTTCGTTGTCTATTACAATCATTCTTGGTATTTTAATCGCACAGACGATGACAAGACCAATATCTGATATGAGGCGCCAGGCTCAAGCGATGGCGAAAGGGAATTTCTCGCGAAAAGTTCGCGTATATGGAAATGACGAAATGGGCCAACTTGCAATAGCCTTCAATCATTTAACGAACCAATTACAAGAGTCTCAGTCATCGACTGAAAGTGAACGGCGGAAACTGGCTTCCGTATTAGAGAATATGACTGATGGCGTCATTGCAACTGATCGAAAAGGTCGCGTCAGCCTTATTAATGACTCCGCACTTCTTATGCTAAGACTAACACGGGATTTGGTCTTGAACCGACCGATATCTAGCATCCTTGGATTTGAGCAGGAGTATGCATTTGAGGATTTAATCCAAGTAAAGGAATCCATTGCACTGGATTTCAGTACGGAAGATCAGCCTTATATTTTACGAGCGAATTTTTCCGTTACACAAAGAGAAACTGGTTTTGTGAATGGTCTTATTGTTGTCTTACACGATAATACAGAACAAGAGAAAATCGATATGGAAAGACGTGAGTTTGTTTCAAATGTATCGCATGAATTGCGTACGCCACTTACAACAATGCGCAGTTATTTGGAGGCGCTTGCTGACGGGGCGTGGAAGAATGAGGAGATTGCACCATCCTTCCTTCACGTAACACAGACTGAAACTGAGCGGATGATTCGGCTTGTTAACGATTTGTTGAAGCTATCACGCATGGACAGCAGGGACTATGACTTGAATAAAGAATGGGTTGAATTCAATTATTTTTTCAAATCAATCATTGGTCGCTTTGAATTTTCGAAGTCTCAAGAAGTCCAGTTTATACGCCTTCTCTCTTCCTCCGAACTGTTTGTTGAAATCGATACGGATAAGATGACCCAGGTGCTCGATAATATAATTTCAAATGCGTTAAAATACTCACCAGACGGCGGAGATATCCGTTTTGGCATTACAATGTCCGGAGACTTTATTAAAGTAATGATTTCGGATGATGGTATGGGAATACCACAGGCAAACGTTAAACGTATTTTTGACAGATTCTATCGAGCAGATCGAGCAAGATCCCGTGCGATGGGCGGTACAGGACTAGGTCTTGCAATTGCCCGTGAAATGATTTTGGCGCACGGAGGAGAAATATGGGCAGAAAGCGAAGAAGGAAAAGGAACGACAATATTCTTTACGTTGCCGTTTGAACTTCAGGAGGACGGTGAGTGGGGTTGAAATATGTTGAAACTGTCAAATCGATTGTACTTATCCTACTTGTCGCTCTCAGTATCATACTAACATTTTCTATTTGGACGTACTCACCGCGTTATGAAACCATTGAGCAGTTCCCGCCCGTAGATATTTCTATAGGCGATAAAAAGAGAATTGATGAAATTATAAAACCATATAAAATGGTCTTTAATTTTGACGATGCTTTGAAAGGAACAACTGATTCAGATAAAATCGATCGTATTATGGAAGAGATAACGGACTGGAAAATAACAGAAATCACCACAGTGGAAGAAAACTTTACTTCAGAGGATATAAGTATTTTGCTACGGAAGCCTAACCGGTTTACAGTGTTCTTTCAAAGTGAAATTCCTTTGTCTGTCTATGACAGCGTTTTGAAAATTGAAGCACCGACGCCCGAGATTTCATTTAACCAGATTGTGGTTGAATGGAAGCCGGACAATACTGCGATGACTGTCTACTTCGTGAGCAAAGAAAACAAGAAGCTTTATAGCGCAAAAGTGAAGGCAGAGGATTATCAAAGTCTCGATAATTCAATATTAACAGTCGGGCGAGAACTTCAAGAATACAGAGAAGTAAACCCTGATAGTTCTTCCTATCTCGTAGTCTCAGTAGAGCCCGTGGAAACGATTAAGTACACTTTTCTGGAGGATGAAGTATCCATTAATAAATTCCGTGATGCATTGTTCAGTGATGTAAATGCAGTACGGAATAGCCAAGTGGGAATTCATGTTGAAGAACTTGCTGACGATCATGCAATGATGAATGTTTATACGGAGAAGAAAACACTGAACTATGTTTCACCAAATGCAGAAAGTCAAGAACTTGCAATACCCTCAGAGTTACTGATAAATACAGTCAACTTTGTTAATGAACACGGCGGATGGACAGACGAATTTAGATTTACGTACATGGATGCCGAGACCCGATCAGTAAGATTCCGGTTATATCTGCACGGATTACCTGTCTATACAGATTCCAGTTCTTCTGCTGAAATTCTGCCGAAGTGGGGAAAAAATCGGATATATAGTTATGCAAGACCGTACTATAGACTCAATTCTTCAAATCCAGCAAAATCAGAAATTGAACTTCTTCCACCAGGCATTGATATTGCCGAAAGTCTTAGAAAATCGGATAAGTTGGATATTGGTGCTGTCGAGGAAATTACTCCGGGTTACTTTATGAAATATAAGCCAGGACTTTTCATCATGGAGCCGGCCTGGTTTTACTTGATTAATGGTAATTGGAACCGCTTTTCACCTGAAATTTTAGGAGGTGAACTGATTGGATTGGAATAAGTCGAAAACGATATTTATTATCGTATTTTCAATCGTGAACGTTTTCCTTTACTTACTTTATGTGGACAAGGTTACAGATGCGCAAAATGTTCAGGTGATGGGGAAAACACCAATCGAGGAATTGCTGAAGATGGACAACGTTACGTATGATCAACTACCGCCCTATAAAAACGATCCGTCTTATGTGTCCGCAAAGTCTATGATATTTATAGATGAACAGATAAACAAACTTGAAAATCAAAAAGTCGAAATCTCAGACGAAACATTTCTTCAATCAAAATTGGACGATCCTGTCAGTGTGATGAATACGAAAGGCGATTTTGATTTTACGGAGATTCTCGCTAAGTATGTATTAAACGGTGCTGAGTACGAACTTTGGGACGTAGATGAAGAGGCGCAGGAAGCATTGCTTTTTCAGAAAGTGAAGGACAATCCCATTTATTTCAGTAGTAATGCGAAGCTGGTATTGCATTGGAATGACAAGGGGGAGGTTACAAACTATGAGCAAAGTATGCTGCATGAATTCGGTACCTTTAATCGTAAAAAAGATCTTCTTTCCCCTATAGAGGCAATCGGTAATTTGTATTCAAACGGGCACTTGAAACAAGATTCCAAGGTAAAGTCTATGAAGCTCGGTTATTCGACACATGTTCAAGTATCGGAAACCCAAGTGTTTGCTCCGACATGGCATGTACGTGTAGAATTGAAGGATGGGGTAAAAGAAGATTACTTCATCAATGCAATTGAAGGTATGATTATAGAATTCCAGCAAGAACCGTTGGAAGAAGAGAATGAATAAGGGGGTTTTGCAATGCGTTTTAGTGTCCTCGCAAGCGGCAGTAGCGGCAATGCGGTATTTATAGAGAGTGATGAACATACCTTTCTCGTGGATGCGGGATTTAGTGCGAAGAAGATGGACAGTTTAATGGCTGGCATTGATCGTTCTATGAAAAAAGTTGACGGTATCTTTGTAACGCACGAGCATAGTGACCATATAAAAGGGATTGGTGTTGTCGCACGGAAATATGGCACACCAATTTATGCGAATGAAAAAACATGGCAGGCGATGGACGGTCTTGTTGGCAATATTCCGCTCGAGCAGCGCTTTCAATTTGATATGGAAACGGTGAAATCATTCGGTTCACTCGATGTTCAGTCATTTGCTGTCTCGCATGATGCAGCTGATCCGATGTTTTATGTTTTCCATGAGAATGGCCGAAAATTGGCGGTCATTACAGATACAGGTTATGTGAGTGATAGGATGAAAGGGTTCATCCGCGGTGCAGATGCTTTTGTCTTTGAAAGCAATCATGATGTTAGTATGCTGCAGGTAGGACGCTATCCTTGGTCCGTCAAACGAA from the Sporosarcina psychrophila genome contains:
- a CDS encoding two-component system regulatory protein YycI, whose protein sequence is MDWNKSKTIFIIVFSIVNVFLYLLYVDKVTDAQNVQVMGKTPIEELLKMDNVTYDQLPPYKNDPSYVSAKSMIFIDEQINKLENQKVEISDETFLQSKLDDPVSVMNTKGDFDFTEILAKYVLNGAEYELWDVDEEAQEALLFQKVKDNPIYFSSNAKLVLHWNDKGEVTNYEQSMLHEFGTFNRKKDLLSPIEAIGNLYSNGHLKQDSKVKSMKLGYSTHVQVSETQVFAPTWHVRVELKDGVKEDYFINAIEGMIIEFQQEPLEEENE
- a CDS encoding YycH family regulatory protein is translated as MGLKYVETVKSIVLILLVALSIILTFSIWTYSPRYETIEQFPPVDISIGDKKRIDEIIKPYKMVFNFDDALKGTTDSDKIDRIMEEITDWKITEITTVEENFTSEDISILLRKPNRFTVFFQSEIPLSVYDSVLKIEAPTPEISFNQIVVEWKPDNTAMTVYFVSKENKKLYSAKVKAEDYQSLDNSILTVGRELQEYREVNPDSSSYLVVSVEPVETIKYTFLEDEVSINKFRDALFSDVNAVRNSQVGIHVEELADDHAMMNVYTEKKTLNYVSPNAESQELAIPSELLINTVNFVNEHGGWTDEFRFTYMDAETRSVRFRLYLHGLPVYTDSSSSAEILPKWGKNRIYSYARPYYRLNSSNPAKSEIELLPPGIDIAESLRKSDKLDIGAVEEITPGYFMKYKPGLFIMEPAWFYLINGNWNRFSPEILGGELIGLE
- the yycF gene encoding response regulator YycF codes for the protein MQNKVILIVDDEKPIADILEFNLKKEGFTVFCAYDGDEALEKVEEVKPDLVLLDIMLPKRDGMEVCREIRKKYDFPIIMLTAKDSEIDKVLGLELGADDYVTKPFGTRELIARVKANLRRHMKSVEEEQEGATNDITVGNLIIQPDAYLVLKRDEKIELTHREFELLHYLSKHIGQVMTREHLLQTVWGYDYFGDVRTVDVTIRRLREKIEDAPSNPTWIVTRRGVGYYLRDPEQE
- the walK gene encoding cell wall metabolism sensor histidine kinase WalK, with translation MQKVGFFRSIHVKFVLIYVMLILIAMEIIGLYFARELEQNMKSNFTTSIDDRMSLVEFSVREEMMKKRAADDPMTLEKSLQAVLSSFKSEDINEVRVINAGNIILATSALNNISMVGQRSADDIVRKSNASKTPYDIINLDRKTRKRILVRATPIVVGDEVKGILYLEANIEKVFKQIDEVNRILAGGVAVSLSITIILGILIAQTMTRPISDMRRQAQAMAKGNFSRKVRVYGNDEMGQLAIAFNHLTNQLQESQSSTESERRKLASVLENMTDGVIATDRKGRVSLINDSALLMLRLTRDLVLNRPISSILGFEQEYAFEDLIQVKESIALDFSTEDQPYILRANFSVTQRETGFVNGLIVVLHDNTEQEKIDMERREFVSNVSHELRTPLTTMRSYLEALADGAWKNEEIAPSFLHVTQTETERMIRLVNDLLKLSRMDSRDYDLNKEWVEFNYFFKSIIGRFEFSKSQEVQFIRLLSSSELFVEIDTDKMTQVLDNIISNALKYSPDGGDIRFGITMSGDFIKVMISDDGMGIPQANVKRIFDRFYRADRARSRAMGGTGLGLAIAREMILAHGGEIWAESEEGKGTTIFFTLPFELQEDGEWG
- a CDS encoding MBL fold metallo-hydrolase, which gives rise to MRFSVLASGSSGNAVFIESDEHTFLVDAGFSAKKMDSLMAGIDRSMKKVDGIFVTHEHSDHIKGIGVVARKYGTPIYANEKTWQAMDGLVGNIPLEQRFQFDMETVKSFGSLDVQSFAVSHDAADPMFYVFHENGRKLAVITDTGYVSDRMKGFIRGADAFVFESNHDVSMLQVGRYPWSVKRRILSDVGHVSNEDAAVAMSEVVDQKDTRIYLSHLSKDNNMKDLARMSVTQTLETCGIRTGEFVHLYDTDADQPTELVTV
- a CDS encoding peptidoglycan DD-metalloendopeptidase family protein; this encodes MFFKRNKQDETKKALPKFIRPFKKTQKILVLTMILAGLGVNSGFANEEESKDLSTIFHIYSKGEYVGVIADQEKLEELKEEELKKAASEFKNLPLTIGTDLSVIPERVFTAETDDDIVLEKLHGMLSVEAEAIGVLIDEELAFYVNDMATYNEVIRELKLQSVSEKKLNEFEARKASSEPIPPLKEDETRIVNILISGEMQAVPGNVSPKEVRSTEEAMVLLNKGTLEEKKYVVSSGDVLGSIAAAHNMATAKLVEINPGFTVDKVLRLGDELNVTAIEPYVEVEVHYETKTKEAIKYATLTEEDSSLFKGEKKVTKKGSDGEKIVTELIRKRNGQTIGRSVSEENIIAEAVDKVTVVGTKVIPSRGSGTFIWPASGGYVSSQMGTRWGRTHQGIDIARPSSYGIVAADNGVVTTTGSHSTYGNRVVITHNNGYETLYAHLSSIEVSEGQTVSQGTKIGVMGSTGRSTGVHLHFEVFKNGSNINPMSVLR